Within Bacillus sp. Marseille-Q1617, the genomic segment CAGCAGAAATAATAAAACCACGTTCCTCATCATCATTGCCTCCTTTTCAAACAAGACTAAATTTTATTATAGCTGCTTTTCGCAGTGTGTCTAGATAATTTTTCACCATTCTCTTAGAATGAAATAAACATACATACTAAGAAAGAAGGAAAAAGGATGGAAAAAGAAAGAACAGCGGTACTCGCAGGGGCGACAGGCCTGGTCGGGTCCCATTTATTACAGCTTCTATTAAAAAGCTCACAATACAAAAAAATCATTTCCTTCGTTCGGACAAGCAGCGGCATTCACCATGAAAAACTCGATGAACGTGTCATTTCTTTCGATACACTGAAACTTCTCCCTCATGAAGAAGTGGATGACGTTTTCTGCTGTCTCGGAACCACGATCAAAAAAGCTGGAACAAAGGAACAGTTTAAAATGGTGGATTACAATTACCCTCTAGAGCTTGCCAGGGTATGCAAACAACATGGCGCAGAACAATACCTGGTTATTTCCGCGTTAGGAGCCAGTGCGGACTCACGCAT encodes:
- a CDS encoding NAD-dependent epimerase/dehydratase family protein, whose translation is MEKERTAVLAGATGLVGSHLLQLLLKSSQYKKIISFVRTSSGIHHEKLDERVISFDTLKLLPHEEVDDVFCCLGTTIKKAGTKEQFKMVDYNYPLELARVCKQHGAEQYLVISALGASADSRIFYSRVKGEVEQELEKLHYKRLHIFRPSLLVGERKEFRLGEKTGEIISRMIRPVMIGKWRKYRSISADRVAYGMYKTALNFPDGNVNIHESDAIQRL